CTTATGTCAATAACACAGCAGCACGCAAATACCTTAAATATTTACTCTACACACCTTTATTTGCTGCCATATAGTTATTTGAAGGTTATGCAACTATTTTTATAACGAACAAGTTCAGTTATTTTGTTCATataattgtttttaattatttatttgtaaaagactgagttttaattgcatttttaattaccAGCATGTGGAGTTAATTGTACCTTTCCTTCATATGGGTAGTCATACACAGTACCTTGGACTCCTGTCAGAATGAATAAACCTGATTTAAGAAAAGCAACCAGGCTGTCAGAGGGTCATACCTGGGAAGCCGTGGGCGTTTGAGGTGTTCACTGCAAGGCACTGATGGCTTCTAGTAGGCCCTGCAGTTCCCCAGTGTTGTCCAGCTCTTCCACATCAGTTCCTCCACCAACACACTTCTTCCCAACGAAAACACGAGGGACCTGCAGCACAGACAGTTTTGTAAATAGATATATATAATTTGATATTAGAGTTGTGACGTTCGCGAACGAACcgattcttttgaacggctcataaacatgaacgatgggagccgagtagcggctggaggggagccgttctttctgtcgttctttttttcctatgcgtgttacacaaattagctcctccgcgagacagaacagttatagggggaggggcgcacccagcgcaggggtgctactgcctaacagcatgatgatagttgtgcacgcatccttcacttccacattgtgtggaagtgtttgtagtaaaagctgttttgcacagaaattcattgcagccggctttgtttttgatgtttatttgtgagtaggtattgtatgaataacataagtcaacgtagctttacacatacacacactttgtactaaaggtaaatccaaaatagtgatgtcactgtctaagcagagggatgttgtgcaaccatatggaatatagtccacacatgacaaatgaggtaataatcaatatttcacaataattcaaactcagatattggtgtgtgatatctgagttttaattatttgactacaaatctcacctcatcattcctcccagtgattatttccaggataaactgagatgcccccaagctggcttcttaaaactgactaaatattttaaaagagccaaaagagccgttcttttgaacggctctttgaaaggaacggatcgccaagatccggatcccctcaaagagccataaatcccatcactaTTTGATATTATTACATCACATCAAATTTTATGTGATAATTATATGTACTTAAGTCAAAAGAATATGCATCTATAAACCACATATTAGCAGACGTTTTTGATattcaaaaagaaaaactgaataCAGCAAATAATTGCAGGCAAGGAATTTCCGTCCATCCATGACAGTATTTCGGATGATATGTCATATTACGGAGCACTCCGTTGTGTGCactattattttaaaaatgaaagaatgTGTGGCAAAAGTCTTTTCTCGTGTACAAGACCGTATGTTTAGTTTCAACACCGGTAAGgaccaggggtgagtttcccgaagccttcttaacgctacgtcgttcgttagttctatcttttaacacagaacttaagaacgacgtagcgttaagaacgcttcgggaaactcaccccaaaTCAGTACCGAACCCCCCCCGACTTTTGCATCTGGACTAAGGTAACAAGGTAACGGTTTCAGTAACGCGATCGGAAATAATTACCGAAGACAAAACACATAACATATAAACATACAAGACAAACATTATGAAGATCATCAAGGACTAACCGTACGAGCCCCGGTTATCTGCTGCAGGTAGTCTTGAATACTTCCCATATCTTTCCGTCCACTGATATCAATCAATTCCAAGTGTCCGGGTTTAAAGTTGTATTTTAACAAGACTTCCTTCGCCATTACACAGTAGGGACATGACGGTTTCATGAACAAAACAACTTTATTGCCTTTAATCTGACTCTCTACGAATTCCTGCGCCATTATAAAATCACAATGCAGTGTTCAAAATGTACAACGACAGTGGCTCAGCGAGGACGGAAAACCCCATTTCCCATAAAGCACTATCCAGCATTTTAAAACTTTATTAGTCACTTTATTAGTCACAGCTTGACATGATAATGTTATTGTGAAACCCAATACTATATTTAACCAATTTAATTACATTCTTGGTAGTAAACATTCTGTTTTTAGATGTCTGCAATTAAATTATTACTATAGTAGTCACAATTGGCCAGGGCAGGTTTCATATTAATTGGAGGGGTCAATCGGGGTCAGAGCTGTGACGTCACGTCGTCTTATAATGTATACATTTCGGTTTTTTCGTAAACCAATGCTGTTATAGGTATATAAAGTGAAATGTATCTTTCCATTTCAATCTTCACATGGTAGTTTAAGTGCATTAAGTTCCGCATTATGTACACTGAATTTGCgggaattattaaaattatgcaTAAATCGCGAGATTCCGCCACGAATGTCAGGTCATTCATCATGGAAAAGTGACGCCACCTCCGGGTCCACTGCGATGCCCCCGTCACGTCCTGCACCCTGTCTCTCTCAAACACATCCCAACTTTCCGGAAAGAAACCCATAATTGTGATTTACTGAATCTCTTCTTGATAATAAATGGGACTTTCTGGCAGCACCATTTATGAATTAAATGATTCTGGAGTTTCTGGCAATCGAGTAACTTACTTTATGGCGTTTCCCAAAGAAATGCCCGATCTGATCCCATTTTACTCATTCTTATGCCCTAACAGCAAACACAGCAGAATGAGAATCGTGACTGACACAAATGCTATTTACCGCTGCGTTATCAGCCTTGCTATTTGTGTTATGCTGTTAAACTCACCAAGCTAGTTGCAGTTTGCGCAATCAAATAAGATAATCTTTATGAAACTCCCgcgaagcaggattaagggaaagtccgATTTATTTCGACAAGTCTAGATCTGGCTCAGTTAATCCCCACTGAAGTACCATGGTAACTCATGcgagtgaacaagtctgctccggACCAGCCCCCTGTACTaagaagcggggttactggcttatcggggtaacttgtcggactTAAGGTatcacagtttaaatggacttcatattcgttcacttacattttgcccagactaccttaaatccgacaagttaccccgataagccagtaaccccgtaGTACGGGCCCTGTCTCGCTTAGTTAAACGGTGTCTCAaagaacagattcccaaaagatcgttccgtcgGACGAAATTCCGCGCTCTCACTGCTCATGTCATGTGTTCAATATAATAAAACCCGTAACAATCACGTctcagcattccaattaattctaaaataattaaaataaaagagtACTCATATTCCAAAGGTCAAACATAcaatgcaatgactgaaattggaaaaaaaaatcagtttaaataatatgaacaggaagatatttttatattttgttgagttactgtctactttgaaagtttattaataaaatacCAAAGACGagatacggttatttgtgcagaacatttcacacggatgcgattgaaagtattttacggagatcaaataatacagaataacattatacagtaaGAATGACACGTGAAGTTAACCCAGAAGGTTCCCCGTtggctatggggatcgaaccaggaACTTTCTCGGTGTAAGGCATCAtcataaaccactgtaccaccgtgCCACTGTACTAGGCATTTGTATTATTTACATAACTTAcacatttagtctgtctgcaattctttGGCAAGCCAGCTCCCTGGTTttatttatggccacagtattgcctgttttttttttagtttttttttttttagcgatTACatctgtatttttcatacagctccactCACTTCTTGTTCTGTTTGTTGCATTAAAGTACCCACCACTTTCAAAGAAGcacatgaaatatttttaaatgtcttttgTTTCTGAGTAACTCTGTATTGTTTATTCTGTGCTGACTTCTTAGCAGTTAGTATGACTCTGCAGATCCTTCCACATACAAGTAGCGCGGAACAGAGAACTTTGCATAATCACAGATCACCAACTCAACTCGAATTTCTCTTATAGTCCTATTTCTGTTTAAGAGACGTTACGTTTAGGGAATGAAGATGGCAacacttaaaatatatatttacatttcatgagagtaataataattataatggcaatacttattaaaaataaatttataattttataagaATTACATATTTACTATAGGTACTACAACAGTATAGCAAATTCATGTAAAGTGATATTTGCTTATTTGACACTAGATGGCAATAATACCCTATTATTCAAAACAAAGGtctttttagttatttttagtCAGACCGTATTCCAACAGAGATGATATtgctttcattattttaataatatattggTAAAGTAGTTCCTGATTTCATTGGCATGGCTGGTACTCCTGCTTTTCTCATACCAATATGATTGGGGTTCCACATCTCACCCCCactttgtgtgttgtgtttgCTTCTCACTGAGGTTCTCTGCATTTCTGTTAGGTACTCCAGACTTCTTCTGAAATCCAAAGACCCTGGAAATTATTGCAGATATTTCCATTAAATAACCTCTATGACAATGACCATAAGCACTGATTATATTCTGGAACATAAAGCAGACCTCTGATAGTTCTTTTGGGAGAAGTGAGTGCATTTCTTAGTCAAAATGTGTCCGTGATCAATGTTAATGAGATATTTTAGCCCAGATTTCAAAACCCATACTGCACTTTAGACATTAACTTTTTCCTTTCAAAGGTTATTAATTTTAAAGCTTCCTTCatcaattaaaaatgaatatatagGTATAGGGCAGCACATTGGGTCAGACTGTTATAAATACTGTAGTCTTACACGCCGTGGCTTTGATCCCCGGCTCTGTGGAtgcagtttgtatgttctcatggtgtTTCCTATAGTGTTCTCATGTTCCGCCTGTTCTCCTTGGCTTCTTTCTGGTTTCCTCTCACTGTCAGGAAATATGCTGAGCAGCTGTCTCCATTttggcatcccatccacggTATCCAGTGACTCGTGCCCATATCTCCAGGTTTACCGAGACCCTGTGCCGGACCAGCAATTATGGATGAATAGCAAAATATTGTTCATCCGTTTTCTGAAACTACTTAtactattcagggttgcagggtcTGAAGCCTATAGGGCcccaaagcaggaaacaacccaggacatgaccagcccatcacagggcacggggggggggaaacctggagtacctggaagaaaccccacgaagacacatggagaacatggcagagacttgaacgcGGGTCCCTgaagtgtgaggtaacagtgctttCCACCTCAATACCATGCCACCCCTAAAATATCGTTCAATATGTATTACTATAGACTTACGTAATAGCAGTATGATACTTGttaacatttatatatgtgaTCATATGATTTGTCCTATGTTTactacattaaaataataatgacttcaaattaattttactgTATGACTATAATTTACCCTCTGCCAAGCAGAGGAGTTGCAGTGCAGAACTTGATGGCAACTCTGGTCTATACTGGGAACTGAGAAGGACAGCTGCGATTGcactgagggcagataaggaggcatctgttagaggaatctgtgagcaggtgacacaccatctgtggtctagtgacccacattcggcttacagaggaatcaaagcattacgcacatctgaatctgAACTTTGGAGAGTCGCAGTCAGGACAGGAGATGGAACTGTCCTTtcagatgacactgcagttgtgacctgc
This is a stretch of genomic DNA from Paramormyrops kingsleyae isolate MSU_618 chromosome 7, PKINGS_0.4, whole genome shotgun sequence. It encodes these proteins:
- the glrx gene encoding glutaredoxin-1, whose amino-acid sequence is MAQEFVESQIKGNKVVLFMKPSCPYCVMAKEVLLKYNFKPGHLELIDISGRKDMGSIQDYLQQITGARTVPRVFVGKKCVGGGTDVEELDNTGELQGLLEAISALQ